CCGCCATCGCCGCCACGCCCTCTTCGCTCAGGTGTTCCAGATGGTCGGCCGACAGGCCGCCGAAGCGCGCCACCAGCTGCGCGCCGCGCTGGTCCGACAGCTGCTCGGCGTGCAGCTTGACCGGCAGGCCGAGCTTGCGCGCGGCCTCGAACACGCGCTCGGTCTGGGCGTTGGAGAAGCCGATGCGCTCGCAGAAGGCGTCGACCGCGTCCACCAGCCCCTGCGCCGCCAGTTGCGGCAGCATCTGCTCGCACACCGCGTCGATGTAGTCGTCCGCCCGCCCGACATACTCCGGCGGCAGCGCGTGGGCGCCGAGGAAGGTCGTCGCGACATCGACCGGCACCACACCGCCGATGCGCCGCGCGGCGCGCAGCATCTTCGCTTCCGTGTCGAGGTCGAGCCCATAGCCGGATTTGACTTCGATTGTGGTGACGCCTTCGGCCAGCAGGCTGGCCACGCGCGGCAGGCTTTGATCGATCAGCTCCTGCTCCGACGCGGCGCGGGTGGCGCGCACGGTGGACATGATGCCGCCGCCGGCGCGCGCGATGTCCTCGTAGCTGGCCCCGTTCAGGCGCGCCTCGAATTCGCCGCTGCGGTTGCCGGCATGGACGATGTGCGTGTGGCAGTCGATCAGGCCGGGCGTGAGCCAGCAGCCGCCGCCGTCGACGATGGTCGCGCCCTCCATGGGCGCCTGTGCGCGCGGGCCGACCCACACGATGCGGCCCTCTTCGACGCGCACCGCGCCGTCGCGCAGCTCGCCGTAGCCGTCGGCCATCGTGGCCAGGTGCAGGTTAGTGAAGACGGTGGCGCCCGCCGTCATGGCTTGCCGGATCCG
This window of the Massilia sp. R2A-15 genome carries:
- the hutI gene encoding imidazolonepropionase; amino-acid sequence: MTAGATVFTNLHLATMADGYGELRDGAVRVEEGRIVWVGPRAQAPMEGATIVDGGGCWLTPGLIDCHTHIVHAGNRSGEFEARLNGASYEDIARAGGGIMSTVRATRAASEQELIDQSLPRVASLLAEGVTTIEVKSGYGLDLDTEAKMLRAARRIGGVVPVDVATTFLGAHALPPEYVGRADDYIDAVCEQMLPQLAAQGLVDAVDAFCERIGFSNAQTERVFEAARKLGLPVKLHAEQLSDQRGAQLVARFGGLSADHLEHLSEEGVAAMAAAGTVAVLLPGAYYFLRDTTPPPVAQLRAAGVPMAVATDCNPGTSPLTSILLAMNMACTLWRLTPQEALAGCTVNAARALGRQADIGTIEVGKRADFALWDIARPADLSYAMGFNPCRGVVNAGVLRAPVVSWRD